A window of the Natronospira proteinivora genome harbors these coding sequences:
- the rpsR gene encoding 30S ribosomal protein S18, giving the protein MARFFRRRKFCRFTAEGVKEIDYKDLSTLRAYVTETGKIVPSRITGTAAFYQRQLSKAVKRARYLALLPYSDSHSN; this is encoded by the coding sequence ATGGCACGTTTTTTCCGTCGTCGTAAGTTTTGTCGTTTCACCGCTGAGGGCGTCAAGGAGATCGATTACAAGGATCTCAGCACCCTGCGGGCCTATGTCACTGAAACAGGCAAGATTGTTCCCAGCCGGATTACCGGTACCGCCGCCTTTTATCAGCGTCAGCTGTCCAAGGCCGTAAAGCGGGCCCGTTATCTGGCGCTGCTGCCCTACAGCGACAGCCACTCCAACTGA
- the rlmB gene encoding 23S rRNA (guanosine(2251)-2'-O)-methyltransferase RlmB, which produces MTEFLAGVHPVRAALAAGRVKELHVAASNRRVRELADTARGAGIPVLSTDKQQLTILAGTDRHQGVAARAEIGENQTDMDQLVQRAEAGESLLLLVLDGVQDPQNLGACLRTADAAGVDAVIVPKDRSSPLSPAARKVAAGGAETVPFLQVTNLARSLEQLKTAGVWVAGLAGEADQSLYELDLTGPLALVMGAEADGLRRLTREHCDFLGSLPMAGTVESLNVSVTAGVCLYEAVRQRGGGGR; this is translated from the coding sequence GTGACTGAATTTCTGGCTGGCGTGCATCCGGTTCGGGCGGCCCTGGCTGCCGGCCGGGTGAAAGAGTTGCACGTGGCCGCCAGCAATCGCCGGGTGCGTGAGCTGGCGGATACCGCCCGGGGGGCGGGCATTCCCGTGCTAAGTACCGACAAGCAGCAGCTCACCATCCTGGCCGGCACCGACCGCCACCAGGGCGTGGCGGCCCGGGCCGAGATCGGTGAGAACCAGACCGATATGGACCAGCTGGTCCAGCGGGCGGAGGCGGGCGAGTCCCTGTTGCTGCTGGTGCTGGACGGGGTTCAGGACCCTCAGAACCTGGGGGCATGTCTGCGCACTGCCGATGCCGCCGGTGTGGATGCGGTGATCGTCCCCAAGGACCGTTCCAGCCCCCTGAGTCCGGCTGCCCGCAAGGTGGCCGCCGGGGGTGCCGAGACCGTGCCTTTCCTGCAAGTCACCAATCTGGCCCGGTCCCTGGAGCAGCTCAAGACTGCCGGGGTGTGGGTGGCCGGCTTGGCCGGGGAGGCCGATCAAAGCCTCTACGAGCTGGATTTGACCGGCCCCCTGGCCCTGGTCATGGGGGCGGAAGCGGATGGATTGCGGCGGTTGACCCGGGAACATTGTGATTTCCTGGGCTCGTTGCCCATGGCCGGGACGGTGGAAAGCCTGAATGTCTCGGTCACGGCCGGGGTATGCCTCTACGAAGCCGTCCGTCAGCGGGGCGGAGGGGGGCGGTGA
- the rpsF gene encoding 30S ribosomal protein S6 → MRHYEIVFLTHPDQSDQVPAMVERYQSIIESADGKVHRMEDWGRRQLAYPINKVLKAHYVLMNVECTKEALDEILSAFHFNDAVIRHLVISREEAVTEPSPLSKPEGEEKSREEDTASA, encoded by the coding sequence ATGCGTCATTACGAAATCGTTTTTCTGACCCACCCGGACCAGAGTGATCAGGTCCCGGCCATGGTCGAGCGCTACCAGTCCATTATCGAGTCCGCCGATGGCAAGGTTCATCGCATGGAAGACTGGGGCCGCCGTCAGCTGGCCTATCCGATCAACAAGGTGCTCAAGGCTCACTACGTTCTGATGAACGTGGAGTGCACCAAGGAAGCCCTGGACGAAATCCTGTCCGCCTTCCACTTCAACGATGCCGTCATTCGGCATCTGGTCATCAGCCGTGAAGAGGCCGTGACCGAGCCCTCTCCGCTGTCCAAGCCGGAAGGCGAAGAGAAGAGCAGAGAAGAAGACACCGCCAGCGCTTAA